CTTGTCCGCCCTTGAGCGCGGCCTCGACGCTGTCGAAGGCAACGATGATATCGATCCAGGGATAAGCCGGCGCCAGAGGCATCTCCAATGCCGTGATGATGCCGGTCGTGCCATAGGCGCGATTGATCTTCTGCGCCGCGTCGGCGCGCAGTTCGATGACGCGCGGCTCGGCTTCCAGCGTGACGATGCGCGCAGCAAGAATGTTTCCCGGTTCGACCAGCCCGCCCCACGTCACCGAGCCGACGCCACCGGAGCCGCCAGCGATGAAGCCGCCGAGCGAGGCCGTGCGCTTGGTCGAGGGATGCATGCGCGATTCCCAGCCATTCGGCCGCAGCGTATCGTCAAGTTTGTTGAGGCGGATACCTGGCTCAGCTCGCACCACATCAGCGCGGTGCCATTCGATCTTGTCCATGCCCATGATATCGAGCACGACACCGCCTTCTAGCGGCACGCATTGCCCGTAATTGCCAGTGCCGCCGCCGCGCACGGTGAGCGGCACGCCGTGCCGTGCGCAGGCCGCCGCGGTCGCGATCACATGCGCTTCGCTCGTGGCTTCAACCAGCACCTCGCCGCTGACGTCCTTCAGCTCTTCGTTGAGCACCGGGCTGTACCAGAAGAAATCGCGGCTCCTCTTGCGCACGCGCTGTGGATCGGTGACGACCGGAACGCCGCCGAGGTCCTGCAGCAGGTTTTCGATGCGTGACGTGCGTGCGAGCATTGGCAATTACCTCGTCAGGCTGGCGAGGTCGGCGCCGATCTGGCCGGGAATGACATAGGCTTTCTGAGCGTGCGAGACTTCCTTCTCGCCATGCTGCTCCAGCAACTCCATCAGGCGGCGGCGCATGATCATGCCGGGCCGGTCGGAGGGCATATGCGCCTCGACCTTGCGGCTCATGTCGACCGGTGCGTCGGGATCGGTGGATTCCAGAATGTCACGGTCTTCCTCGAGGATGACGGCGTCCCAGGCGATCAGCGCCTGCGTCGAGCAGCTTTCCTCGGTGTCGTTGCGATAGAGGATCTGCGCAAGCTTGATATTGCCGTCATCGACCGGCGTTGCGCAGTTGAAGATGATGTGGCGCAAACCCGACGGATATTCCATGTCGAGCCGGCGGCAGAACGGCATGAACCACTTGTTGCGCATGTGGCGCTTGGTTTCTGATGCTGTGGTGCCGGTGATGCGATGCGCCATCGGTGGATTGCCGATCGTGATAATCGTCTCCGCCTCGAAGCCGTAGTCGGTTTCCTTGATCTCGTATTTCTCAGGCTTCGGCTGGTTCAGTTGGCCGAAGGTGTTCTTGTGCACGAAAGCGAAATGCGCATTGTCGAAGGAATTCTCCATCATGCGCAGCGGCGCGGTCTTCCAGTCGTCGTGGAACTGCTGGACACGGCGATAGGCCGGATCGCGATCCTCCGGAATGTCCGGGATCGGCATCAGTGGCTCGTCGAGGCAGACCCAAGCATAGCCGTAGCGCGAGGCGCAATGATAGGGCCGCACACCGAGCCGCGGCACGATTTGCTCCGGTGAGAATTGCGGGATTTTGACCAACGTGCCGTCGCGGTCATAGGTCCAGCCGTGATAGCCGCAGACGATGTTGCCATTCTCGCACCAGCCTTTTGACAGCTTTGCCGTGCGATGACAGCAGCGGTCTTGCAGACAAGCGGGTTCGCCATTGGGATCGAGCCAGATCACGAGCTTCTCCCCGAGGAGAGTAAAGGATTTCGGCCCATTTTTTAGGTCTTCCAGACGCAGGGTGGCGTACCAGAAGCGGCGGAATACCTTTTGCTGGGTCGTCAGCATGGCTGTCTCCAGTCGTTGATCAGGTTTCGGGTGCGACTTCGCTTTCGTGCCACTCGCCCAGCGCCAGTCGCGACAGGCTGGCCATAGCGACGAACAGGACGATTCCGGCAACGGTGATCAGGAAGAGAGCTGCAAACATGCGCGGGATCGCGAGCTGGAATCCGGCTTGCAGGATTTCGTACGCCAGTCCGGCGCTGCGGCCGCCGGTGCCGGCGACAAACTCGGCAACGACCGCGCCGATCAGCGCGAGGCCGCTGGAAATGCGCAAGCCGCCGAAGAAATAAGGCAACGCGCTCGGGATGCGCAGCCGCACCAGCGTCTGCAGACGGTTCGCCTTGTTGAGAGTGAACAGGTTGGTGAGACCATGATCGACGCTGCGCAGGCCGAGAATGGTGTTGGCGATAATTGGGAAGATGGCAATGATCGTGGCGCAGATGACGAGCGCGATCTGTGTGTCTTTCACCAAAATGATGATCAACGGTGCGATGGCAACGATCGGCGTGACTTGCAACACTACGGCATAAGGCAGAAAAGCACGCTCGATCACCTTGCTCTGTACGAAGGCGAAGGCGATGAGAGTGCCAAGAATTGTCGCCAGCGCGAAGGCGATCAGCGAAACGCGCATGGTTACCCACAGTGCGCGCAGGAGCGACGGAGCGTCAGTGACCAGCGATTCCGCGATCGCACTCGGTGCGGGAAATAAATAACTCGGAATCTGGTGAGCGCGGCAGAATCCCTCCCACAAGGCGATCAACGCAAGTCCCGCAATGGCTGGCGAAACGATCCGTAGAAAGGCTTCCGACTTGATCAGGGGCATGGCGATTTCATCCGGTGCTTGCAAGCGAGGCTTCGGTCAGCATGTTGGAGAGATCACGGCAGAGCTGTGCGAATCGCTGACTGGTACGGAAGGAATCGTCGCGCGGATGCGGCTCGGAGATGATCATCTCGCCGAAGATGCGGCCCGGCCGCGCCGCCATGATGATGATCCGCGTCGAGAGGAAGATGGCTTCGTAGATCGAATGAGTGACGAAGATCACAGTCAGCGACTTGCCCCACCACAGCGAGACGAGATCGCTGTCGAGCTTGTTGCGGGTGAATTCGTCAAGCGCACCAAAAGGCTCATCCATCAGCAGGAGATTCGGATCGGTGACAAGTGCGCGCGCAATCGAGGCGCGCATGCGCATGCCGCCGGAGAGCTGGCGCGGGAAGTGACGCCGGTATTCGGACAGTCCTACCGTATTCAGGGCCGCATCGACCCGCTGATTCGCTTCCGCCGTGTTCTTGCCTGCGAGGTCGAGCGGCAAACGCACATTCGTTTCAACACGGCTCCACGGCATCAGCGTGGGATCTTGGAAGACAAACGACATTTGCCGACCCGGTTGCCCCACTTGGTCGAAGCCGCCGCGCCACCACACGAGTTTTCCGTCGGTCGGCTCGGACAGCCCAGCGACGAGTTTTAGCAAGGTGCTCTTGCCGCAGCCGGAGGGACCGATCAGCGAAACGAACTCACCGTCGCGGATGGTCAGGTCGATGGGATCAAGGCCGCGCGTGCCATTCGCGAAGACCTTTTCCGCCGAAAGCACTTCGACGACTGGCTCTCCGCTCTTCTGCCGCGCACGAACGGTGCCGGCCGTCACGAGATTGAGGGTGGGAATGTGCTCCACGGCGGTGGTGGCTCGCATCGCATCCGCCTTCACATCATGATCTTCAGGTCTTTGACGAACTCGGTGGTGAAGGCCCTCTTCCAATCGGTGCCGGGCTTCAAGAGACCGGCCTCGACCAAATAGTCATAGGTTTTCTTCCAGCGCTCCTCGGTCATGACGCCGATGCCTTGCGTCGCAGCATCTCCGCCATCCAGCACCTTCAGTTCCTTCATCTTCTGGATGCCGAAGGCGATCTGCGCATCCGACATCTTCGGATTGGCTTCCTTGATCAGCACGTTGGCCGGGCCTGGATTGGAGATGTAATCCTTCCAGCCCTGCAGCGAGGCGCGTACGAAGCGTTTCACCAGATCGGGATTCGCCTCAAGGAATTTGCGCGTCGTCACCATCGTGGTGCCGTAAGGCGGATAGCCGTCGGCTGCGAACAGGAAGAACTTCGCCGGCGCGTTGTTCTGCTGTGCCTGGAATGGCTCGGATGAAGGATAAGCTTGTTGTGCGATATTCTTGTCGGCAAAGAATGGTTGCAGGTTGAAGGTGTAAGCCTTGGTCTGCTCGTCGGCGTAGTTAAACTTCTTCTTCAGCCACGGCCACCAGGTGGTTCGACCGGAGGAGGCGATCAGGATTGTCTTGTCTTTGAGACCGGCAAGGCTCTTGACATCGTCATGCGTCATCATGCCCTGCAGGTCATACTGAAACGACGCGCCGACGGTGACGACAGGAAGCCCCTGTTCGATACCCTTCAGGACCTGGATGTCGTAGCCCATGATCATGTCGACTTCGCCGGCGAGCAGGAGCTGGATCGCGTTCACCTGCGGGCCGCCCATGCGGATGGTCGCATCGATGCCCGCCTTCTCGTAAAGACCCGTCGCCTTGGCCTGATAAAAGCCGCCGTGTTCAGCTTGCGCGTACCAGCTGGTGAGAAATGTGATCTTGTCGGCAGCGGCGGCGGGAACTGAGGTGCCAAGTCCGACACCAGGACCAGCGGCGAAAGCAAGCAAGAGGAGGAGAGTGCGGCGGGTGAGACGTGTCGCCATGATGTTCGATCCTTCCTGCGCCCCGAGGGAGGGCTGGGCTGGCGGGCGCCACGGCCAATCGCGCGAAAACCCGCATTTCCACGATTTCAGAGGATCGGATCGAGCAAGAAAAGCATCATTTTTTGATCATCTTGCTCTCTTTTTTAGAACGCTGATGCTAAAGACCCACTGATCTGGTGCCTAGCGATTAGGCGCGCTCATTCGACCATCAGGACCGCCACAGGATGCTGCACGCCCGCCTGCTCCGTTATCTCGACGAGGTGGCCCGCAGCGGGTCAATCCGAAAAGCCTCGAGCCGGCTCAATGTCGCCTCTTCCGCCATCAACCGGCAGATCCTGGCGCTGGAACAGGAGATCGGGTCGCCGATTTTCGAGCGGTTGCCGCGCGGCTTGCGGCTGACCACGGCTGGCGAATTGCTGATCAACCATGTGCGCCAGACGCTGAAGGAGCACGAGCGCGTCCGCACCCGCATTGAGGCTCTGCGCGGCTTGCGGCGCGGCGACGTCACCATCGTAACCACAACGGGGATTGCTGCGGGATTTCTGGCCCCTGTTATTGAAAGGTTCACCGCCGCACATCCCGGCATCAAGCTGCGGGTGCTGACGCTGCCACGCGACAACACGATTGCGGCGGTGGTGAGCGGTGAAGCCGATATTGCACTCGCCTATAATCTCGAAAACAATCCGCGGCTTACCACTTTCCTGCGCTGCGAATTCCGGCTCGGTGCGGTGATGGCTCCCGATCATCCGCTGGCGCGGCGAACCTCACTGCGGCTGGCGGAATGCTTCGATTATCCGATGATCATCGCCGATCCCTCGATGACCATCCGCGACGTGCTCGAATCAGTGGCCGATCTCGATTACGACCTCAGTCTTGCCATCGAAACCAATTCGATCGGCCTGATGAAGCGCCTGGCCCAGACCAAGCCCAACATCACCTTCCTCAACTCCGTCGATATCGGCGAGGAATTGCGCGCCGGTTTGCTCAAGGTTGTTCCCGTGCGCGAGATCGACAGCAAGCCGCAGGTTCTGAGCCTGGTCCATCGGGCGAAAGGACCGCTGGAAAGCGCAGCGAACTTGCTGGCGAGCGCCATCAAGGCGGCCATCGAGACAGGAACGCCGCTCTGATAGGCAGCAAGCGTTCTAAAAACTGCAGCACCTTGATCGCAAATTGCTGCTTTTAAGGCTCGGCATCCTTGCCGAGAGTCATGCTCGTAGAAGCCCGCTTCCTCAGACAATTCCGAGCCTTCCTCGCGATGAGAAACCCCAGATCGCTGAACCTTCCTTCCGCTCCCGACTACGTTCTGCATCGCGCTCGCGTGCCGGCCTGTCTGCTGGCGGATGCACCGCAAGGTGTCCCTTCGGACCTCGATGATGCCCTGCTGATCGACATCCGCATCTCCAACGGGACGGTCGCGGCCCTCACTCCGGCGGGACAGGCGCCCTCCGACGGGATCGCGGCGGTGGATCTCGCCGGCCGCCATGTCTGGCCGACGCTCGTCGACACGCACGCGCATCTCGACAAGGCTCACATCATCGACCGCACGCAAAATCCGGACGGAGACTTTGCCGGCGCGCGTGACGCGACGAGCTACGACCGCATGCGTTACTGGCGCGCGGAGGACGTCCGCCGCCGCATGGACTTCGGACTGCGCTGCGCCGAGGCGCATGGCGTGACCGCAATTCGCACGCATCTGGATTCGCACGATCCACAGGGCGATATCTCGTGGGCGGTGTTCCGCGAGATGCGCGATCTCTGGCGCGGCCGCATCGAATTGCAGGCGGCCGGCCTGATGCCGATCGACATGTATGCGGGCCGCTATGGCGATCATCTCGCCGATCTGGTGGCTGAGTCCGGCGGCATCATGGGCGGTGTCACGCGCGCGAGCGGCGCGGTGCACGGCCCGGAGATGGACGATCTCGACGCGCTGATTGATCGCGTGTTCACGCTTGCCGCCGAACGCGATCTCGACATCGATCTGCATGTCGATGAAACCAGCGACCCCGCCGCAACCACGCTCTGGAATGTCGCGCAGGCCACGCTGAAGCACGGTTATGAAGGCCGCGTCACCTGCGGCCATTGTTGCAGCCTGGCTGTGCAGGATGATGATCGCGTCGCGCGCACCATTGAGCTGGTGGCAAAGGCGCGCATCAACATCGTCACGCTCCCGACTGTGAACATGTATCTGCAGGACCGCGTGGCGGCGCGCACGCCGCGCTGGCGCGGCGTCACGCTGGTCAAGGAACTGCGCAAGGCCGGCATTCGCGTGGCGATGGCCGGCGACAATTGCCGAGACCCGTTCTACGCCTATGGCGATCACGATATGCTCGACACCTTCCGGCAGGGCGTGCGCATTCTCCATCTTGACCATCCGCATGGCGACGCGCCGGCACTCGCCACGAATGTACCGGCGTCGATCATGGGGCTGCCGCAGAGGCTGATTGCGGTGGAACACCCCGCTGATCTGATCATCCTGAATGCACGCTCGATGAACGAATTGATCGCACGGCCGCAATCCGATCGCATCATCCTCCGCGCAGGACGGCGGCAATCGCTTGAGCTGCCGGATTACGGCGAACTGAATTTCGTCACCGAAGCGAAGCCGTTCCCACGCGAGATTTCCGCCCCTCAGTCTGTGGCCGCAGTTGCGGCGGAGTAGTCCTCATGCTGATGCATCAATTGCTGCTCGACAATGCCGAACGCCAGCCGTCGAAAATCGCGTTGCGCTGGGTCGATCGCGACATGGCTCTGACCAATACGCAAGCAGTCGCGGCGATGGAGCGGTTTGCCGGGGCACTGCACCATCTCGGCGTGACGAAGGGCGATCGTGTCACCATCTTCGCGCATAACGGCATGGATTATCTGATCTGCATGCTTGCCTGCTGGCGCATCGGCGCTATCGCGGCATTGGTCAATGTGAAATTCGCCGATCAGCTTCCCTATTATTTCGCCGACCACACCCCGAGCGTCGTCATTTACACTCACGACATGGGCGAGCCGGTGCGCGCGGCGGCGGCCCATGCGCCGTCGGTGAAGCATCTGGTCTGCATGGACGGTCCGCAGGAAAAGGCACATTCGCTGCCCGAACTGCTGGCCGCGAATTTCGCGAGCCCGCCCGATCCGTGGGACGAGGGCGCGATCGCGCATCTGTCCTATACGTCGGGCACGACCGGCCAACCCAAGGGCGCATGCCTGTGCCACGAGCCGACCGTGCGTGCCTCGCGCTGTATTGGCGAGCGTCTGCGCATCACGGGTGACGACATTTCGTTCGGACCGTCAGCCCTGTCGAGCTCGTATCAGCTTGTCGGCAACCTTCTGCCGCCGCTCGCGGTCGGTGCCACCATCAATGTGATGGGCCGCTGGACACAAAGCACCGGCTATGCCGCGATCGACAGGCTGGGGGCCACGTTCCTTGTCGGCAATCCGCCACTGCTGGAAGAGGTGCTGACCGAAAGCCGGCTGAAGGGCCGCGCGCCAGGCAACTTGCGCTTCTCGCTGTCGGGCGGCGGCCCGGTGCCGCCGACGCTGAAGATGGCCTGGCGCGACGAACTGAAAATCCCGCTGGTCGAGAGCTACGGCCAGAGCGAGCTTGGCGGCTTCGTCGGGCTCGGCTTTCCCGATCTCGAAATGGATGACGACAAGCTGCAGCGCGTCGGCCCGGCGCTGCCGGATAAGGAGGTGCGCGTCTTCGGACCGGAAGACAAACCGCTGCCGGTCGGCGAGGTTGGCGACATCGTGCTGCGCGGCGGCTTCATGTGGGGCTATTGGGGCAAGCCGGAGAAGACCAAGGAGGCGAGGCGCGGCGGCTGGCTGCGTACCGGCGATCTCGGCGTCTTTGATGACGATGGTTATCTGACGATGCGCAGCCGGAGAGCAGAGCTGATCGAGGTTGCGGGCACGGCCTGGTATCCGCGCGATGTGGAAGAAGCGCTATGCCGTGTGCAGGGCGTGCGGCAGGCGGCGCTCGTCGGGATACCTGACCCTGTTCTCGGCGCACGCCCGACCGCCTTCGTGACGTTGCACAGCGATGCCAAGGCGGACCGCATCGCTTTGAAGAAGGCGATCACCGGCCAGGTGCCTTACGATCTTGAGGCGCTGGTGGTGAATGTCGTCGCCGAATTGCCGATGACGCCAACCGGCAAGATTGCCAAGAGCGAACTGGCGTCGCTGGCCGTCAGCGGACGGCTGGTGGCATGAGTATGTTCCGTCATTCCGGGGCGCGCCTGAAAGGCGCGAACCCGGAATCCAGAGCCACAAACACCACGCACGCCGCCCCTGGATTCCGGGTTCACGTGCTGACGCACGTGCCCCGGAATGACCGTTCCCTTGTTTTCCCGGATCACGCATGAAACTCAAATCCCGTTACTGGTGGGACCTGTCGACCCGCGACTTCGCCGCGCTCGACATGTCGAAGATCGTCGCCTTGCAGCAGATCGGCGCGGTCGAGCAGCACGGACCGCATCTGCCGGTGCGGGTCGACGCCGCGATCAATGACGGCATCGTCAAACGCGCGGTCGCACAGATGCCGGACGATCTACCGGTGCTGATTCTTCCGCCGATGCCGGTCGGCAAATCCGACGAGCATCTCGCTTTTCCCGGCACGCTGGGTTTATCCTATGAAACGCTGGCGCGGATGTGGACCGAAATCGGCGAGAGCGTGCATCGCGCCGGCTGCCAGCGCATCGTCTATTACAATTCGCATGGCGGACAGCCGCAGGTGATGGATATCGTCACCCGGGAATTGCGTGTGAAGCTCGGCATGCTGGCGGTGGGTTGCTCCTGGTTCCGCACGGTCGATTCCAGCGATCTGATCGGCGCGCAGGAGCGCAAGCACGGCATCCATGCCGGCGAGTCGGAGACCAGCATCATGCGGCATCTGCATCCCGATCTGGTGGATATGACACAGGCGAAGAATTTCGTGCCGCTCTCGGTGAAACTGGAAGAAGCCGGCGCCATGCTGACGCCGGAAGGTGCGGTCGGGTTCGGCTGGCAGATGCAGGACCTTCATCCGGCCGGCGCGGCGGGCAACGCGGCGGCAGCCGATCCGCAGAAAGGGCGAGAGCTTGTCGAGCGTGCGGCGAACGCCCTGGTGCGTCTCCTGGGCGAAGTCGCGCAATTTCCGATGACCACGCTGACGCCAGGCACCGATTATGCACGGAGCTAGACCGATATCCGGCGGGCGGCGTCTCTCTACGGTCTCCGGGCCCGAGACCGTGATGATGCGTTGCGCGGACGGCGTTGAGCTTGCAACCGACATCTATCGTCCCGACACGCCCGGGCCACATCCTGTCCTGATGATGCGCCAGCCTTATGGGCGGCGCATTGCGTCGGCGGTCGTGTTTGCGCATCCCGCCTGGTATGCGGCGCATGGCTATATTGTCGCGATCCAGGATTCGCGCGGACGCGGTGACAGCGGCGGCACATTCCGTCTTTTTGCCAACGATGTCGACGATGGTGCAACAGCACTCGACTGGGCGGCGGACCTGCCGGGCGCCAGCGGTAAGGTCGGGCTCTACGGCTTCAGCTATCAGGGCACCAGCCAGTTTCTCGCGATGGCCGGTGCGCGCACGCGCGGCGGCAAGCGTCCCGATGCGATTGCGCCGACCATGGCGGCATGGAATATCCGCGACGACTGGGCTTATGAGGGCGGTGCGTTCCGGCTCGCCGGCAATATCGGCTGGGCATGCCAGATGGGCGCGGAGCAGGCGCGGCTTGCGGGCGATGCTGTGGCTTTTGCCGCGCTCGCCGCGGCCGGGCGCGGCGCACCGGTTGGCGGCGCGACACCGGCTTTGCCCGATGCGCTCGTGCGCTACGCGCATTACACACACTATCAAGACTGGCTGAACGACGACCCGGCCTATTGGGCGACGATTGCGCCGTCGGCTCATCTGCGCGAAGACGCGCTCGACATCCCGGCGCTTCACATCGGCGGCTGGCAGGACACGATGCTCGGCGGCACGCTTGCGTCCCATGCCGCATTCACGGCGGGCGGCGCGCCGCAACGTCTGCTGATCGGTCCGTGGCAGCATATGCCGTGGGGCCGCAATGTCGGTGCGCTCGATCTCGGAGCGGAGGCGGCCTCCTGTATCGACGCCGAACAGATCGCGTTCTTCGATGCGCATCTGCGCGGCATTGGCGAGCCGCCTTCCGGCGTGCGGCTGTTCGATATTGGCCGCAAGGCTTGGGAGGATTTCGCAAGTCTGCCGCAGACGCGCGACGTGGTCTTTCATCTTGGCTCGAACGGACTCGCAGCAGCGACGCCGGATGACGGTGTGCTGGCAGCCGAGCCGGGGCATAAAGGCGTCGATTGGCTGTTGCACGATCCCTGGCGGCCGGCGCCGGCCATCGGCGGCGCGACCGGACAGCCGGGCGGTTTCCAGAACCGCGCAGCGATCGACGATCGCGGCGATGTTGCGGTTTACACAACATCGCCTCTCACCGCGCCGCTCACGTTGTTCGGCGAAATTGCTGTGGAACTCGATGTCGATTGCGATCAGCCGACGCACGATCTTTATTGCACGCTGTCGCAGGTCTCGCCGGACGGGCGCGCCATTACACTTACGACCGGATTCTTGCGTGTGACCGATCGCAGCATACCTGGACCGCGTCGCAATGCGCTGCAGGCAACGTTTTGTACCGTGCCGCAAGGAGCCGCGTTGCGCCTGTCGGTGCAAGCGGCGGCGTGGCCAGCGTTCATGATCAATCCGGGCAAAAGCGTGCCCCTGCCCGACACACGATTGATGGATTGTGCGGTGACGACAGTTCGCATCCTTCACGGCGGTGATCGTAAATCTCGCGTCGTGCTACCGCTGCTTCTCCCATAGGAACTGGCCGCGCGCGGAGCGAAGGTCTCACACAATGCGGTGTGGGTGTTTAGGCCCGGCGACATTGTCGTGATCGACAATCTCGGCAGCCACAAGTCCGCGACCATCCGCCGAATGATCAGGGGACGCCGGCGCGAGACTCTGGCACTTGCCGCCCTATTCGCCGGATTTCGCTCCGCCCGCACCTATGGCCGAAGCGAAATAAGCAGCTCTGCCGCTTCGTCTCGATGTATGCATGTTCGGACATGGGTCAGCCCTCCGCGAGCATCCTCGCCTTCTTCTCCATCCATGCATTCATGCCGTCATGGGCTTCGGCCGCGGCCTTCTCCAGATAGCCCGGCTCGTCGACCCGCGCCGTCACTTCGAGGCGCAGGCCGTTCGGATCGTAGAAATAGATCGAGTTGATGAAGTGGTGGTCGACCAGATCGGTCGTCTTGACGCCGGCATCATTGAGGCGCCGCTTGATCGCCAGCACCTGGTCGACGGTTTCGACCTCGACAGCGAAATGCATCACCCAATCCGGCGTGTTGGGAGACGGAAGCGGCATCTCGTTGCGACCCAGGTCGAAGAACGCCAGATACGAGCCGTCGCCCATTTCAAAAAAGAAATGCGCATAGGGTCGCTTTTCGCCGGTGCTCGGCACGGTGTCCGACTGCATGCAGTTCACCAGCGGCAACCCGAGCAGGTCCTCGTAGAACCTGCGCGTTTCCTCGCCGTCGCGGCAAGGATAGGAATAATGATAAAGGCCCTTGATCCGGGGCGGTTTGCTCGCCGAGTCCATCGCCGTTTCCTCCGAATGCTTGTTCGATTGCGGCGCCGCAATCGGGCATCTCTCTTGACAAGCTAGTCCTCCGGAAGAGACAGAATGTCCCCCTTGAGGGATGACATCCGATGGACACCCCCGGTTCCAGCCAGAGCGACCTGTTGGCGGACCTCGTCTCCCATATCGGCGAGACGGGATTTGCCGACCGGATCATGCGGACGTTCCACGGTCTGTGCGCGGCCGATATGTGCTCGGGCTTCGCGATCTTCGATGACACGCCACAGTCATTGTTCGCCGAGAGTGTCGACCCCGACCGATCCGCCTTCGCGCGCAACGCGACCCTGCGCTACGTCCAGAAATATTGGAAACGCGATACCGCAACCGCATCAACGCTGGGACGGGCCCATCGCAACGTCAAGATCATACGCCGTCCGTCCAGCGTCATTCGTGATCTCGACTACCGCCACGAATGCTATGCCGAGGGCGAAGTGGTCGAACGCATCTCCATCTGCAAGGCCGGCACCGTTCCGATCATCGCCAATGCCTATCGGAACCGGACCAGCGGCCCGTTCGCGCAAGCCCAGATCGAGTGTTTCGAGGCCGCTGCCCCGATCGTCATGGCGGCCATCGAAAGGCATGTGCGGCTGACTTATGGATCGCATGACGCAAACTTGGCGGATCATCCGGCGGCAATCGCACAGCGGCTTCACGGCATGGAGAACATCGGCCTTAGCCGGCGCGAGGCGCAGGTTCTCGCCTTTATCTTCTCCGGCATTGACCAGAACACTATCGCCCGTGAGCTCGGTGTCGGGGTCAGTACGATCGTGACCTATCGCCGTCGCGGATATGAGAAGCTTTGTGTGCGAAACAGATCAGAGCTTCGACAATGTCTTATTGATCGCTTAGCCGGCCATGTGAGCGTGTCGTATGACAAATGCTGACTCATCGAGCAGCCGGGTCCCCTTCGCGAGCCTTGCCCTCGTCGTCGCTGCTCCTCTTCGCCGCTGTTTGGCGCGCATCCCCGCTTCCGCCGCCGAAGCCGAGCACCTCGACGATGATGATGATTCAGAATGGCGGAATAGGCCCGTTCAGAATGGAACATGGCCCCGCCGACAAGCAATTACAAAATAACGATAATTTGGCTGGGACGCCTGGATTCGAACTGGACACATTCCTTCTGCAGAAAAGCCCTTTGAAACTGCGACAGAAAATCGCCTCCAAATGAACGATTTCGGGCCCAGAGACTTTCACAGCTTGAGGCTGTGGAAAAGCAACTCACATCTTGGTGCTGCCGCCACGAAATTTTCTCATGCAAGCCGTTTAGCCTCAAAATAGGGAAGAATACCCGTCTCCGGCGCGCAATTGATGTATTCGAAATGCTGCCCTTCGGCCGGGAGCACGAAGACTTCGTGCCAGGTGCGGAGTTGGTTGAGCTTGCCATATTTTTTGTAGCGCGCGATCGCGGCCGAAAAGATCGCATGGTGCGACGGATGCCCTTCGGCCCATG
The genomic region above belongs to Pseudorhodoplanes sinuspersici and contains:
- a CDS encoding FAD-binding oxidoreductase; this encodes MLARTSRIENLLQDLGGVPVVTDPQRVRKRSRDFFWYSPVLNEELKDVSGEVLVEATSEAHVIATAAACARHGVPLTVRGGGTGNYGQCVPLEGGVVLDIMGMDKIEWHRADVVRAEPGIRLNKLDDTLRPNGWESRMHPSTKRTASLGGFIAGGSGGVGSVTWGGLVEPGNILAARIVTLEAEPRVIELRADAAQKINRAYGTTGIITALEMPLAPAYPWIDIIVAFDSVEAALKGGQAVAYADGIAKKLVTPIGWPLPSYFTPLKEAAPEGKSLLLCMIAQNSIEPFKDLVRRAGGTITHEKPTAEEPGSIPLYEYCWNHSTLQVLKSDRSYTYLQCLYPADRAIESALKMVDIFGDELMPHFEFIRFGGKMTFSGLPVVRYTTRERLWEIIAIHEDNGIMVANPHVVTLEDGSRHKRANADQFGFKGEVDPLGLLNPGKMRSFLRRSGPF
- a CDS encoding aromatic ring-hydroxylating oxygenase subunit alpha; amino-acid sequence: MLTTQQKVFRRFWYATLRLEDLKNGPKSFTLLGEKLVIWLDPNGEPACLQDRCCHRTAKLSKGWCENGNIVCGYHGWTYDRDGTLVKIPQFSPEQIVPRLGVRPYHCASRYGYAWVCLDEPLMPIPDIPEDRDPAYRRVQQFHDDWKTAPLRMMENSFDNAHFAFVHKNTFGQLNQPKPEKYEIKETDYGFEAETIITIGNPPMAHRITGTTASETKRHMRNKWFMPFCRRLDMEYPSGLRHIIFNCATPVDDGNIKLAQILYRNDTEESCSTQALIAWDAVILEEDRDILESTDPDAPVDMSRKVEAHMPSDRPGMIMRRRLMELLEQHGEKEVSHAQKAYVIPGQIGADLASLTR
- a CDS encoding ABC transporter permease, producing the protein MAMPLIKSEAFLRIVSPAIAGLALIALWEGFCRAHQIPSYLFPAPSAIAESLVTDAPSLLRALWVTMRVSLIAFALATILGTLIAFAFVQSKVIERAFLPYAVVLQVTPIVAIAPLIIILVKDTQIALVICATIIAIFPIIANTILGLRSVDHGLTNLFTLNKANRLQTLVRLRIPSALPYFFGGLRISSGLALIGAVVAEFVAGTGGRSAGLAYEILQAGFQLAIPRMFAALFLITVAGIVLFVAMASLSRLALGEWHESEVAPET
- a CDS encoding ABC transporter ATP-binding protein, with protein sequence MRATTAVEHIPTLNLVTAGTVRARQKSGEPVVEVLSAEKVFANGTRGLDPIDLTIRDGEFVSLIGPSGCGKSTLLKLVAGLSEPTDGKLVWWRGGFDQVGQPGRQMSFVFQDPTLMPWSRVETNVRLPLDLAGKNTAEANQRVDAALNTVGLSEYRRHFPRQLSGGMRMRASIARALVTDPNLLLMDEPFGALDEFTRNKLDSDLVSLWWGKSLTVIFVTHSIYEAIFLSTRIIIMAARPGRIFGEMIISEPHPRDDSFRTSQRFAQLCRDLSNMLTEASLASTG
- a CDS encoding ABC transporter substrate-binding protein translates to MATRLTRRTLLLLLAFAAGPGVGLGTSVPAAAADKITFLTSWYAQAEHGGFYQAKATGLYEKAGIDATIRMGGPQVNAIQLLLAGEVDMIMGYDIQVLKGIEQGLPVVTVGASFQYDLQGMMTHDDVKSLAGLKDKTILIASSGRTTWWPWLKKKFNYADEQTKAYTFNLQPFFADKNIAQQAYPSSEPFQAQQNNAPAKFFLFAADGYPPYGTTMVTTRKFLEANPDLVKRFVRASLQGWKDYISNPGPANVLIKEANPKMSDAQIAFGIQKMKELKVLDGGDAATQGIGVMTEERWKKTYDYLVEAGLLKPGTDWKRAFTTEFVKDLKIMM
- a CDS encoding LysR family transcriptional regulator — protein: MLHARLLRYLDEVARSGSIRKASSRLNVASSAINRQILALEQEIGSPIFERLPRGLRLTTAGELLINHVRQTLKEHERVRTRIEALRGLRRGDVTIVTTTGIAAGFLAPVIERFTAAHPGIKLRVLTLPRDNTIAAVVSGEADIALAYNLENNPRLTTFLRCEFRLGAVMAPDHPLARRTSLRLAECFDYPMIIADPSMTIRDVLESVADLDYDLSLAIETNSIGLMKRLAQTKPNITFLNSVDIGEELRAGLLKVVPVREIDSKPQVLSLVHRAKGPLESAANLLASAIKAAIETGTPL